One segment of Urocitellus parryii isolate mUroPar1 chromosome 5, mUroPar1.hap1, whole genome shotgun sequence DNA contains the following:
- the LOC144254894 gene encoding heterogeneous nuclear ribonucleoprotein A1-like: MSKSESPKEPEQLRKLFIGGLSFETTEESLKSHFEQWGTLTDCVIMRDPNTKRSRGFGFVTYATVEEVDAAMNARPHKVDGRVVEPKRAVSREDSQRPGAHLTVKKIFVGGIKEDTEEHHLRDYFGQYGKIEVIEIMTDRGSGKKRGFAFVTFDDHDSVDKIVIQKYHTVNGHNCEVRKALSKQEMASASSSQRGRSGSGNFGGGRGGGFGGNDNFGRGGNFSGRGGFGGSRGGGGYGGSGDGYNGFGNDGSNFGGGGSYNDFGSYNNQSSNFGPMKGGNFGGRSSGPYGGGGQYFAKPRNQGGYGGSSISSSYGSGRRF; this comes from the coding sequence ATGTCTAAATCAGAGTCCCCTAAAGAGCCCGAACAGCTGCGGAAGCTATTCATCGGAGGGCTGAGTTTTGAAACAACTGAGGAGAGTCTGAAAAGCCATTTTGAGCAATGGGGAACACTCACGGATTGTGTGATAATGAGAGATCCAAACACCAAGCGCTCCagaggctttgggtttgtcacttATGCCACTGTGGAGGAAGTGGATGCAGCCATGAATGCAAGACCACACAAAGTGGATGGTAGAGTTGTGGAACCAAAGAGAGCTGTCTCACGAGAAGATTCTCAAAGACCAGGGGCCCACTTAACTGTGAAAAAGATCTTTGTTGGTGGCATTAAAGAAGACACTGAAGAACATCACCTACGAGATTATTTTGGACAGTATGGGAAAATTGAAGTTATTGAAATCATGACTGACCGAGGCAGTGGAAAGAAAAGGGGCTTTGCCTTTGTAACTTTTGATGACCATGACTCTGTGGATAAGATTGTCATTCAGAAATACCATACTGTGAATGGCCACAACTGTGAAGTGAGGAAAGCCCTGTCAAAGCAAGAGATGGCTAGTGCCTCATCTAGTCAAAGAGGTCGAAGTGGTTCTGGAAACTTCGGTGGTGGTCGTGGAGGTGGTTTTGGTGGAAATGACAATTTTGGTCGTGGAGGGAACTTCAGTGGTCGTGGTGGCTTTGGTGGCAGTCGTGGTGGTGGTGGATATGGTGGCAGCGGGGATGGCTACAATGGATTTGGTAATGATGGAAGCAAttttggaggtggtggaagctACAATGATTTTGGCAGTTACAACAATCAGTCATCAAATTTTGGACCCATGAAGGGTGGAAACTTTGGAGGCAGAAGCTCTGGACCTTACGGTGGTGGAGGCCAATATTTTGCCAAACCACGAAACCAAGGTGGCTATGGCGGTTCCAGCATCAGCAGTAGCTATGGCAGTGGCAGAAGGTTTTAA